One genomic window of Actinoalloteichus hoggarensis includes the following:
- a CDS encoding PQQ-binding-like beta-propeller repeat protein codes for MVRPERRTKVDVLVVVLIVVVALGVGAVSWYTGDLRATTLRTAGESAEVPAPPTRLPPSLAEVWSAPSPATDRPSVAGPSVVVGADGTVRGLDPFSGEGRWSYERDLPLCTVGAQWDRAVAVYAKSRNCSEVTSLDGDTGERGPQRNTDAEQDTTLLGDGTYLTATGRRLTEVWGSNLVRTLQYGRVPALVNPDRQPRVDCEHRAFAAGDARLAVIERCAEDPAERLTVLKARPEDDDRPEEDFSVPLDEPDTTVIATSDAFTVIAAPSPPTLIVYDSHGIRVEHSPLPFTEDEFDTAARPVPLTTITEEHVFWYAAGTTTALSADDGRLLWTTADTLGSGTLFAGTLLVPVPGALAVLDPSTGERLGELPVDRGDHDGPITMDSIGPVLLEQRGDTLVALR; via the coding sequence ATGGTTCGACCAGAACGACGCACGAAGGTCGACGTGCTGGTCGTCGTGCTCATCGTCGTCGTGGCCCTCGGCGTGGGGGCCGTGTCGTGGTACACGGGCGATCTGCGGGCGACCACGCTGCGGACCGCCGGCGAGTCCGCCGAGGTGCCCGCGCCGCCCACCCGCCTGCCGCCGTCGCTCGCGGAGGTGTGGAGCGCACCGAGTCCTGCCACCGATCGACCCTCGGTGGCGGGGCCCTCGGTCGTCGTCGGTGCGGACGGCACCGTGCGCGGGCTCGACCCGTTCAGCGGCGAGGGCCGCTGGAGTTACGAACGCGACCTGCCGCTGTGCACGGTGGGAGCCCAGTGGGACCGCGCCGTCGCGGTCTATGCGAAGTCGCGGAACTGCAGCGAGGTCACCTCGCTGGACGGCGACACCGGGGAGCGTGGCCCGCAGCGCAACACCGACGCCGAGCAGGACACCACGCTGCTCGGCGACGGCACCTATCTGACCGCGACCGGCAGGCGCCTCACCGAGGTGTGGGGGTCCAACCTCGTGCGCACCCTCCAGTACGGCCGTGTTCCCGCGCTGGTCAACCCCGACAGGCAGCCGAGGGTCGACTGTGAGCACCGTGCCTTCGCCGCGGGCGACGCCCGGCTCGCCGTCATCGAGCGCTGCGCCGAGGACCCGGCCGAAAGGCTCACGGTCCTGAAGGCCCGGCCGGAGGACGACGATCGGCCGGAGGAGGACTTCAGCGTGCCGCTCGACGAGCCCGACACGACGGTGATCGCGACCTCCGACGCCTTCACCGTCATCGCCGCCCCGTCACCGCCCACCCTGATCGTCTACGACTCGCACGGCATCAGGGTCGAGCACTCGCCGCTGCCCTTCACCGAAGACGAGTTCGACACGGCCGCCCGGCCGGTCCCGCTCACGACGATCACCGAGGAGCACGTCTTCTGGTACGCGGCGGGCACGACCACGGCCTTGTCCGCCGACGACGGGCGGCTGCTCTGGACGACGGCGGACACCCTGGGATCGGGCACGCTGTTCGCGGGCACCCTGCTCGTCCCCGTCCCCGGCGCGCTGGCCGTGCTGGACCCGAGCACCGGCGAACGGCTCGGTGAGCTGCCGGTGGATCGCGGCGATCACGATGGTCCGATCACCATGGACTCGATCGGGCCGGTTCTGCTCGAGCAGCGCGGCGACACCCTCGTGGCGCTGCGCTGA